Proteins from a single region of Candidatus Woesearchaeota archaeon:
- a CDS encoding PIG-L family deacetylase, with amino-acid sequence MKKQETILVCSAHSDDFVLGAGGTIKNYTQDGKKVIAIVFSYGEKSHPWLKEGVIQKMRSKETFEACKILECQTFFYDLKELKFLEEYKEKNVLVQLVDLIEKEKPTKIFTHSPEDPHPDHKAVYAITLELWENLSQKIKPELYIYSIWNPVSLQTRYPSLYVDITKTFKAKLSALKTFRSQKIHVAYPVILLLYRTIKDGFKIRKRFGEHFFRIR; translated from the coding sequence ATGAAAAAACAAGAAACCATACTCGTCTGCAGTGCGCATTCTGATGACTTTGTACTTGGGGCAGGAGGAACTATCAAAAATTATACTCAAGATGGTAAAAAAGTTATTGCTATTGTATTTTCCTACGGCGAGAAGTCTCATCCTTGGCTAAAAGAAGGCGTCATTCAAAAGATGCGCTCCAAAGAAACATTCGAAGCCTGTAAAATATTAGAATGTCAAACATTTTTTTACGATTTAAAAGAACTCAAATTTCTGGAAGAATATAAAGAAAAAAATGTACTAGTACAACTTGTAGATCTTATCGAAAAAGAGAAACCAACCAAAATCTTTACGCATAGTCCAGAAGACCCTCACCCCGATCATAAAGCAGTATATGCAATTACTCTCGAACTATGGGAAAATCTTTCTCAAAAAATCAAGCCGGAACTTTATATCTACTCTATTTGGAATCCTGTCTCCCTACAAACTCGCTATCCTTCCTTGTATGTTGATATCACCAAAACTTTCAAAGCAAAACTATCTGCACTAAAAACCTTCCGCAGCCAAAAAATCCACGTAGCCTATCCCGTCATCCTCTTGCTGTATCGTACCATTAAAGATGGGTTCAAAATTCGCAAACGATTTGGAGAACATTTTTTCCGAATACGCTAA
- a CDS encoding class I SAM-dependent methyltransferase, with protein MKNNNDCSSHGGNLHSNEHFFDHGAARYDRRMIQFWMKKYYRPAIKEITAPGSILDVSCGTGNLLQELSQRDYQNLQGVDYSSKMVEIAQAKLKGIATIQKADVHHLPFKDNTFDYVVSTEAFHHYHNQQKAIQELARVTKSQGKVIVCDINFSFKIIHRLFHRFEPGHVKINSKEEFKILFEKAGLTNITQTRDSLFAIKTVGVKP; from the coding sequence ATGAAAAATAATAATGATTGCTCTTCACATGGTGGGAATCTCCACTCCAACGAACATTTTTTTGACCACGGTGCGGCTCGCTATGATCGAAGAATGATTCAATTTTGGATGAAAAAATATTACCGCCCTGCAATTAAAGAAATTACCGCTCCAGGATCTATTCTTGATGTGAGTTGTGGAACGGGAAACTTACTTCAAGAGTTATCTCAAAGAGATTATCAAAATTTACAAGGCGTTGATTATTCATCCAAGATGGTGGAGATTGCTCAAGCTAAACTCAAAGGCATTGCAACTATACAAAAAGCAGACGTACACCATCTTCCTTTCAAGGATAACACTTTTGACTACGTCGTCTCAACTGAAGCATTTCATCATTATCATAATCAGCAAAAAGCAATTCAAGAGCTTGCACGAGTAACAAAAAGCCAAGGTAAAGTAATTGTCTGCGATATCAACTTCTCTTTCAAAATAATTCATAGATTGTTTCATCGCTTTGAACCGGGGCATGTTAAAATCAATAGTAAAGAAGAATTCAAAATACTTTTTGAAAAAGCTGGACTTACAAATATCACTCAAACACGTGATTCTCTTTTCGCTATCAAAACAGTTGGAGTGAAACCATAA
- a CDS encoding ATP-binding protein, protein MALNFIIPDGAAEAYTLARLSNRSEQLAMQVLPGGLEICVDLGKIYGTISTNIRATHQEDRPGSYTGSTVKKYVFGTQEADNFSRDGPRIFNPLLEAILADRDRFSYRLHSNDIGRSQIYEQQIDGATIEINCDLKSTQSFRVDLNGDFTTAEQTQRMMLEYFRTVSEVLQGVYSQAGVNLGEITIPLRLIRADKNRFRAEKDIVNLSSLDAATKFRDENASFEQIIGHGPVKTYLLNMARALKEGSYKAWGIAPPSGIILYGPPGNGKTSLARALSNEAGFVFRHVDIPTILSTYQGKTAQNIEALFDLRASGTTIYFLDEIDSLVRGRANAQSNGSVEVLGTLLEKMDGIRKGGAPVIFLASTNALDLVDDAFLRPGRFTYHLEIPNPNAEDRRQLLIHYAQRHRTRNAPVTFADELRVDRVVDIAEGESSAFMEEIVRAAVESSMFDSFNGEARPLTDEDLLTAAETVRNMRYQQRKGKKVGFSTASI, encoded by the coding sequence ATGGCTTTAAATTTCATTATCCCTGATGGTGCAGCAGAGGCGTATACGCTAGCACGTCTTTCAAATAGAAGTGAGCAGCTTGCAATGCAAGTACTACCAGGTGGATTAGAAATCTGTGTGGACCTAGGCAAGATTTACGGTACTATTTCAACAAACATACGTGCAACTCATCAGGAAGATCGACCAGGAAGTTATACTGGAAGTACTGTAAAAAAATATGTTTTTGGAACCCAAGAAGCAGATAATTTCTCTCGTGATGGTCCAAGAATCTTTAATCCCTTACTTGAAGCAATACTTGCAGATAGGGATAGATTTAGTTATCGCTTACATTCAAACGATATTGGACGAAGCCAGATTTATGAACAACAAATAGATGGTGCTACTATTGAGATAAATTGTGATTTAAAATCAACTCAAAGCTTTAGGGTTGATTTAAATGGTGATTTTACCACTGCTGAGCAAACTCAAAGAATGATGTTGGAGTACTTTAGAACAGTTTCAGAAGTTCTCCAAGGTGTTTACTCTCAAGCAGGTGTTAATTTGGGTGAGATAACTATTCCGCTTCGACTTATTCGTGCTGATAAAAATCGTTTTCGAGCTGAAAAAGATATTGTTAATCTTTCAAGTTTAGATGCTGCAACAAAGTTTAGAGACGAGAACGCAAGCTTTGAACAAATTATTGGTCATGGACCTGTCAAAACATACTTACTCAATATGGCAAGAGCTTTAAAGGAAGGTTCTTACAAAGCATGGGGAATTGCTCCTCCTTCTGGGATTATATTATATGGTCCCCCTGGAAACGGTAAGACGAGTTTGGCTCGTGCTCTTTCAAATGAGGCTGGATTTGTATTCCGTCACGTTGATATCCCCACTATTCTTTCAACATATCAAGGAAAGACCGCCCAAAACATTGAAGCGCTTTTTGATCTACGAGCAAGCGGAACTACGATCTACTTCTTAGATGAAATTGATTCATTAGTACGCGGTAGAGCAAATGCCCAAAGTAATGGTTCTGTCGAAGTTTTAGGGACACTCTTAGAGAAAATGGATGGCATACGTAAAGGGGGAGCACCAGTCATTTTCTTAGCATCAACCAATGCTTTAGATCTAGTTGACGATGCATTCCTACGGCCAGGTCGATTTACCTATCATCTTGAAATTCCTAATCCAAACGCTGAAGATCGTCGACAATTATTAATTCATTATGCTCAAAGACATCGCACAAGAAATGCTCCAGTAACCTTTGCGGACGAGTTACGAGTAGACAGAGTAGTAGATATAGCCGAAGGGGAGTCCAGTGCTTTTATGGAAGAAATAGTACGAGCTGCGGTAGAATCAAGTATGTTTGACAGTTTTAATGGTGAAGCAAGACCTCTTACTGATGAAGATTTACTTACTGCAGCAGAAACAGTACGCAACATGAGATACCAACAAAGAAAAGGTAAAAAAGTTGGTTTTAGTACTGCCTCAATCTAA
- a CDS encoding winged helix-turn-helix transcriptional regulator — translation MEHTLETYDLFFGSLANPNRVQILNILRDGPKNVTQICQVTGFEQTMVSHNLKRLERCGMVFVEPNGKQRIYSLNHETIKPLMEMIDKHMSQYCVHVLGACHHEK, via the coding sequence ATGGAACATACTTTAGAAACCTACGATCTCTTCTTCGGTTCGCTGGCAAATCCCAATCGTGTCCAAATTCTCAACATCTTACGAGATGGTCCTAAGAACGTCACGCAAATCTGCCAAGTCACTGGTTTTGAACAAACCATGGTATCACATAACCTTAAGCGGCTGGAACGCTGTGGCATGGTCTTTGTAGAACCAAATGGTAAGCAACGAATATACTCACTCAATCATGAAACAATTAAACCACTCATGGAGATGATTGACAAACACATGTCGCAATACTGTGTTCATGTGCTTGGGGCGTGTCACCATGAAAAATAA
- the thrS gene encoding threonine--tRNA ligase, which produces MKILTIHADYIEFEAKKKAFAKAEEGIKEGKQRIEECLVVFSAVEKRDEADLAAVEARYCSEVENILGQVKASKIVLYPYAHLSNALAAPQHAEEFLKKVEKILSKKYSVFRAPFGWYKSFTVACKGHPLSELSREFGPEAEAVTEKVIAVTRLDPKVVRATEKKDPNANATYVKLLNYLDENKAHYQLIDHAPEGRTDLVSPMRGNKPSQAAKCMVVMVKTAKDEKRFVLGVVPGDAKLNLNAVKELFKGTYASFATPEIAEELAASVSGTILPFSFNAKLELIVDPRLLENEELYFNAARLDRSMVLKTKDYVRLTKPRQEQIADYSAVPVVNLKREAKDEAFVAEEKKLSAEEKVKLSAAILVGAVLKKMYPTSSLGGCGFYQDQAFVDMAGAKLRQEDLVRVEKEVAKAIASGATFGKAAVKDVKEKLQQEIVADLGTKAAGFKLNEFTFTSQFKDPFVGSLKEIGAFKITHLASAYWKNNANNEQLTRLYVVAFGSTAEMEKYVKAREEAENRSHLKIGKEMGLFVVSELVGPGLPLLAPKGMIIRQEIINYLWSLHKDKGYQQVWTPHIARDLLYKTSGHWDKFGDELFKVKGKVDDFVLKPMNCPHHMQIYDAFSHSYKDMPVRFFEPATVYRDEKSGQLTGLSRVRAITQDDGHLFCRVGQITQEVGTIVSIISAFYKTLHMDTDYWVSLSVRGEDKSKYLGSDDVWKTAEAALEKAAKEHALPYKRREGEAAFYGPKLDFMFKDALGREWQLATIQCDFNLPERFNLSYMNEEGKKERPVVIHRAISGSLERFMSVLIEHFAGKFPLWLNPVQVKVLTVNDSHKDFAAHVASLMRREDLRVEIDDRVESIGKKVRDAQVEHVNYIVTVGDKEMAGKKLAVRSRSGEVRFDVPVEGFVKELVKERDERRV; this is translated from the coding sequence ATGAAAATACTCACAATTCATGCGGATTATATCGAATTTGAAGCCAAGAAGAAAGCGTTTGCCAAGGCTGAAGAAGGAATTAAAGAAGGAAAACAGCGGATTGAAGAATGTCTGGTTGTTTTTAGCGCAGTTGAGAAACGGGATGAAGCCGATTTAGCTGCTGTTGAGGCTCGCTATTGCTCCGAGGTTGAGAATATTTTAGGACAAGTCAAAGCATCTAAGATTGTGTTATACCCTTATGCTCATTTAAGTAATGCTCTTGCTGCTCCCCAACATGCTGAGGAATTCTTGAAGAAAGTAGAGAAAATATTGAGTAAGAAGTATTCTGTCTTTCGTGCTCCGTTTGGCTGGTATAAGTCATTTACGGTTGCGTGTAAGGGTCATCCGCTTTCTGAGTTAAGTCGGGAGTTTGGACCGGAAGCAGAAGCAGTTACAGAAAAAGTCATTGCTGTTACGCGATTAGACCCGAAAGTAGTTCGTGCTACAGAAAAGAAAGACCCTAACGCAAATGCAACGTATGTAAAACTTCTTAATTATCTTGATGAAAATAAAGCCCACTATCAACTTATTGATCATGCACCAGAAGGACGTACTGATTTGGTGAGTCCGATGCGGGGGAACAAACCATCTCAAGCGGCAAAGTGTATGGTAGTAATGGTTAAAACTGCGAAGGATGAGAAACGATTTGTTCTTGGCGTTGTTCCTGGTGATGCGAAACTTAATTTGAATGCGGTTAAAGAATTATTCAAAGGAACATATGCCTCATTTGCGACGCCCGAAATCGCTGAAGAGTTAGCAGCAAGTGTTTCTGGAACGATTCTTCCATTCTCATTTAATGCTAAGTTAGAATTAATTGTTGATCCACGTCTTTTGGAAAATGAAGAGTTATACTTTAATGCGGCTCGTCTTGATCGTTCGATGGTCTTGAAAACAAAAGATTATGTGCGATTAACCAAACCACGACAGGAACAGATTGCGGACTATTCGGCAGTACCAGTTGTTAATCTTAAACGAGAAGCCAAAGATGAAGCGTTTGTAGCTGAAGAGAAAAAGCTGTCTGCTGAAGAGAAGGTAAAATTATCTGCTGCTATTTTGGTTGGTGCTGTACTCAAGAAGATGTACCCCACCTCTTCTCTAGGCGGCTGTGGCTTCTATCAGGATCAAGCGTTTGTAGACATGGCTGGCGCGAAGTTACGACAAGAGGATTTGGTTCGCGTTGAGAAAGAAGTTGCGAAAGCAATTGCATCTGGTGCTACTTTTGGAAAAGCTGCAGTTAAAGATGTCAAAGAAAAATTACAGCAAGAAATTGTTGCAGATTTAGGGACGAAAGCAGCGGGCTTTAAGTTGAATGAGTTTACGTTTACATCACAGTTTAAAGACCCATTTGTTGGGTCGTTGAAGGAGATTGGTGCGTTTAAGATTACACATCTGGCGAGTGCATACTGGAAAAATAATGCCAACAATGAACAGTTGACGCGATTATATGTCGTGGCATTTGGCTCCACTGCTGAGATGGAGAAATACGTGAAAGCTCGAGAAGAAGCAGAGAATCGATCGCATCTTAAGATTGGCAAAGAGATGGGTCTGTTTGTGGTTAGCGAGTTAGTTGGACCAGGATTGCCTTTGCTTGCGCCTAAAGGGATGATTATTCGTCAGGAGATTATTAATTACTTGTGGTCATTACATAAAGATAAAGGGTACCAACAAGTCTGGACACCACATATTGCTCGTGATTTATTGTATAAAACATCAGGTCATTGGGATAAATTTGGTGATGAGTTGTTCAAAGTGAAAGGGAAGGTTGATGACTTCGTTTTGAAACCCATGAACTGCCCACACCATATGCAAATTTATGATGCGTTTAGTCACAGTTACAAAGACATGCCAGTACGCTTCTTTGAACCAGCAACAGTGTATCGTGATGAAAAATCTGGACAGTTGACGGGGTTATCGCGGGTTCGTGCGATTACACAAGACGATGGACATTTATTTTGTCGAGTTGGACAGATTACACAAGAGGTAGGTACGATTGTTTCGATTATTAGTGCGTTCTATAAAACGCTACATATGGACACAGATTATTGGGTGTCGCTGTCCGTACGCGGGGAAGATAAGTCAAAGTATTTAGGATCTGATGACGTGTGGAAAACGGCTGAAGCGGCACTTGAGAAAGCAGCAAAAGAACATGCATTGCCGTATAAACGACGAGAAGGAGAAGCGGCATTTTATGGGCCTAAGTTAGATTTCATGTTTAAAGATGCATTGGGACGTGAGTGGCAGTTAGCAACGATTCAATGTGATTTTAATTTACCTGAACGATTTAATTTATCATACATGAATGAAGAAGGCAAGAAGGAGAGACCTGTTGTGATACACAGAGCTATTTCTGGATCGTTGGAGAGATTTATGTCTGTGTTGATTGAACATTTCGCTGGCAAATTTCCATTATGGTTGAATCCTGTGCAGGTGAAGGTTTTGACAGTGAATGATTCACACAAAGATTTTGCAGCACATGTTGCTTCTCTTATGCGTCGTGAAGATTTACGTGTGGAAATTGACGATCGTGTCGAGAGTATTGGCAAGAAAGTTCGTGATGCGCAGGTTGAACACGTCAATTACATTGTGACGGTTGGCGATAAAGAAATGGCTGGCAAAAAACTGGCTGTGCGTAGTCGAAGTGGTGAAGTTCGCTTTGATGTGCCAGTGGAAGGGTTTGTCAAGGAGCTGGTTAAGGAGAGGGATGAGAGACGAGTTTGA
- a CDS encoding glycosyltransferase, which translates to MKPKLLLVADTYYPKVDGTLRFMEEFLRRAHSDFSLSLLVPNLGKTPPSHFPITFIEPSPLLKISGYPSMKLSRSNFLSLRKSIQNADCVFVQGPGLVSYAAVLFAAKYKKPCVFYLHVIAWEAFPPFFPSFFRPLVRWFFRHFSVFCFNRCSRVLIPYNDLRFQAEKAGVRIPMSIAKLGIDIDRFRPYENKAAAKVKVGLDPSKFVIGYVGRISQEKNIHILLDAFKRLSDQHAVTLVLVGDGSKEHKEKLDLPLNCKVTGFVSNVESYLQAMDLFVMPSLTETTSLATLEAMSCGLPVIASKVGFMAHYIEKDHNGVFFSAANSAILAAKIEKLRRDPQKRKLLGENARRTIAYSYSWERSINRIKRLVLDVCYKQ; encoded by the coding sequence ATGAAACCAAAACTCCTCCTCGTTGCCGACACATATTATCCTAAAGTAGATGGAACCCTTCGGTTTATGGAAGAGTTTTTACGTCGTGCTCATTCTGATTTTTCATTGTCTTTGTTAGTGCCAAATTTAGGAAAAACACCTCCTTCCCATTTTCCTATAACTTTCATTGAACCTTCACCTCTTTTAAAAATCTCTGGATACCCCAGTATGAAACTTTCTCGTTCTAACTTTTTATCACTGCGCAAATCAATCCAAAATGCAGACTGTGTTTTTGTACAAGGGCCAGGGTTAGTAAGTTATGCTGCTGTTCTCTTTGCTGCAAAATATAAAAAACCCTGTGTGTTCTATCTTCATGTCATAGCTTGGGAAGCTTTTCCTCCTTTTTTTCCCTCGTTCTTTCGACCATTGGTGCGTTGGTTTTTTCGTCATTTTTCCGTATTCTGTTTTAATAGGTGCAGTCGTGTCCTCATTCCCTATAACGATCTTCGATTTCAAGCAGAAAAAGCCGGCGTGCGTATTCCTATGAGTATTGCTAAATTAGGTATTGACATAGATCGTTTCCGCCCATATGAAAACAAAGCAGCCGCGAAAGTGAAGGTGGGATTAGATCCATCTAAATTTGTCATAGGGTATGTAGGAAGAATCTCTCAAGAAAAAAATATTCATATTCTGCTTGATGCATTCAAAAGATTATCGGATCAACATGCCGTAACTTTAGTTTTAGTGGGCGATGGTTCTAAAGAACACAAAGAAAAATTAGATCTTCCACTCAATTGTAAAGTGACTGGTTTTGTTTCTAATGTGGAATCATACTTGCAAGCAATGGACTTGTTTGTAATGCCTTCTCTTACTGAAACCACTTCTCTTGCAACTCTTGAAGCCATGTCTTGTGGATTACCAGTGATTGCCAGTAAAGTAGGATTTATGGCTCATTATATTGAGAAGGATCATAATGGTGTCTTTTTCTCTGCAGCAAACTCTGCTATACTCGCTGCTAAAATTGAGAAATTACGACGCGATCCTCAGAAAAGAAAGTTATTGGGGGAAAATGCTCGTCGAACCATCGCCTATTCTTATTCCTGGGAACGGTCTATTAATCGGATTAAACGGCTTGTGTTAGATGTATGCTATAAACAGTAA
- a CDS encoding AsnC family transcriptional regulator — protein MSKVDTSLVYLLTENARMSLKELAVHLRKSPQRLKYTISSLQKEEILYNPFSVIDYSYFGLLLFRVYFKGAYVSEGEKTKIIEELKNNPFVVSVYELTGEYDLIAEFASPNPSKFNKELKKLTRQIPTLDNYKILLNLVTHISPKHYLTKNDKLQNIHTDRIVGGDRPREEFNSKELEIMKQLVIKPTVRLTELSKKSGLNVKTAKSVVISLMKRNILKGFRYSINFEKLGIAKARLFLRLHNLSPEREAQLMEYLLKTENVVIVHKTVGDWDMEIDVESFDKNKMRYILTKLREDFKDLIERSTVMEFYSFYKHSYLPMHVFDDQSLTLIGSIG, from the coding sequence ATGAGCAAAGTCGATACTTCCCTGGTCTATCTTCTTACGGAGAACGCACGAATGAGTCTTAAAGAATTAGCAGTTCATTTACGTAAGAGTCCGCAGCGATTAAAATACACCATTTCATCTCTGCAAAAGGAGGAGATTTTATACAACCCTTTCAGTGTTATTGATTATTCTTATTTTGGTCTTCTTTTGTTTCGAGTATACTTTAAAGGAGCTTATGTAAGTGAGGGTGAAAAAACCAAAATTATTGAAGAACTCAAAAATAACCCTTTTGTAGTCTCTGTTTATGAATTAACGGGTGAATATGACCTTATTGCGGAGTTTGCTTCACCTAACCCTTCTAAATTCAATAAAGAGCTTAAAAAATTGACTCGGCAGATCCCTACGCTAGATAACTACAAGATCTTACTTAATTTAGTCACACATATTTCCCCAAAACATTATCTAACTAAGAATGATAAGCTTCAAAATATCCATACAGACCGGATTGTGGGAGGAGATCGACCCCGCGAAGAGTTTAATTCCAAAGAACTTGAGATTATGAAGCAACTTGTAATCAAGCCCACTGTTCGTCTGACCGAACTTTCCAAAAAATCCGGCTTAAATGTTAAAACAGCCAAGTCAGTAGTAATATCATTGATGAAACGCAATATTCTCAAAGGATTTCGGTATTCAATCAATTTTGAGAAGTTGGGAATCGCCAAAGCACGCCTTTTTTTACGTCTCCATAATCTTAGCCCAGAACGTGAGGCTCAACTAATGGAATATTTGCTTAAAACAGAGAATGTAGTCATTGTCCATAAGACAGTAGGAGATTGGGATATGGAGATTGATGTAGAATCTTTTGATAAAAATAAAATGAGATATATTTTGACCAAATTACGCGAAGATTTCAAGGATTTGATTGAAAGATCGACAGTCATGGAATTTTATAGTTTCTACAAGCATTCATATTTGCCAATGCATGTGTTTGATGACCAGAGTTTGACATTGATTGGAAGCATAGGGTAA